In Enterobacter cloacae, the following are encoded in one genomic region:
- the atpC gene encoding ATP synthase epsilon chain yields MAMTYHLDVVSAEQQMFSGLVEKIQVTGSEGELGIYPGHAPLLTAIKPGMIRIVKQFGHEEFIYLSGGILEVQPGSVTVLADTAIRGQDLDEARALESKRKAEEHISSSHGDVDYAQASAELAKAIAKLRVIELTKKAM; encoded by the coding sequence ATGGCAATGACTTACCACCTGGACGTCGTCAGCGCAGAGCAACAAATGTTCTCTGGTCTGGTCGAGAAAATCCAGGTAACGGGTAGTGAAGGTGAACTGGGCATTTACCCAGGCCACGCACCGCTGCTCACCGCCATTAAGCCTGGTATGATCCGCATCGTTAAACAGTTCGGTCACGAAGAGTTTATCTATCTGTCCGGCGGCATTCTTGAAGTGCAGCCTGGTAGTGTGACCGTTCTGGCCGATACCGCTATTCGTGGCCAGGATCTCGACGAAGCGCGAGCCCTGGAATCGAAGCGTAAGGCTGAAGAGCACATTAGCAGCTCTCATGGTGACGTGGATTACGCTCAGGCGTCTGCGGAACTGGCCAAAGCGATCGCGAAACTGCGCGTTATCGAGTTGACCAAAAAAGCGATGTAA